Proteins found in one Fulvitalea axinellae genomic segment:
- a CDS encoding glycosyltransferase → MSIPILEHKRIAIISTAVSPLGRGYGGGVEQDVLKFASWMIEAGADVEVFCPEGSVAPKEIHLRTVEGALVKPIQFLTEDRGKVEADTALTEALRQIGKRAEEFDLVLNFSYDWPAFFQSYLSRVPILHYLSICSQTPELDALIRDLSAFRPKALAVLNREQLGTYEDAVPDRFTDLGYGLSLDRYRFRKKAEGKTVAWIGRITEEKGLEDALDFAERQNVRLRIFGVVQDGEYWEGLKGKYSEETYEYVGFVDRGRLAEEIGECEALIFTPKWGEALGIVMLEAMACGVPVIAYDSPGPRHAVRHGQTGFVVPLGDVEALCEAYKRIGNLDRQACRDRVARDFSEEAWRNRALDWVKSGLKG, encoded by the coding sequence TCAACGGCGGTTTCGCCATTGGGGCGTGGATACGGCGGGGGTGTGGAGCAGGACGTACTTAAGTTCGCTTCTTGGATGATTGAGGCTGGGGCTGACGTGGAGGTTTTTTGCCCGGAAGGCTCCGTAGCGCCAAAGGAAATACATCTCCGGACGGTGGAGGGCGCTTTGGTAAAGCCAATTCAGTTTCTTACAGAAGACAGGGGGAAAGTAGAGGCCGATACGGCTTTGACTGAGGCTTTAAGGCAAATAGGCAAACGGGCCGAAGAGTTTGACTTGGTATTGAACTTCTCATATGATTGGCCCGCGTTTTTTCAATCCTACCTTTCCAGAGTTCCCATATTACATTACTTGAGTATCTGCTCACAAACGCCTGAACTTGACGCTTTGATTCGGGATTTGTCGGCTTTTAGGCCAAAGGCTTTGGCGGTGTTGAATCGTGAGCAATTGGGTACTTACGAGGACGCTGTCCCTGATCGGTTCACTGATTTGGGCTACGGGTTGTCATTGGATCGCTATCGTTTCAGGAAAAAGGCCGAAGGGAAAACAGTGGCTTGGATAGGCAGAATTACCGAAGAAAAAGGGCTTGAGGACGCTTTGGACTTTGCCGAAAGGCAAAACGTCAGGCTAAGGATATTCGGAGTGGTACAGGATGGGGAATATTGGGAAGGGCTGAAAGGCAAATATTCCGAGGAAACATACGAGTACGTGGGCTTTGTGGACCGCGGACGTTTGGCAGAAGAGATAGGGGAGTGCGAAGCTTTGATATTCACTCCCAAATGGGGCGAAGCCTTGGGTATAGTCATGTTGGAGGCAATGGCTTGTGGCGTACCCGTAATTGCCTATGACAGTCCTGGTCCGAGGCACGCCGTTCGGCACGGGCAGACTGGTTTTGTGGTGCCCTTGGGAGATGTGGAGGCGTTGTGCGAAGCTTATAAGCGTATTGGGAACCTTGACAGACAGGCTTGTAGGGACCGTGTGGCCCGTGATTTTTCGGAAGAAGCTTGGAGAAATAGGGCTTTGGATTGGGTGAAATCCGGTTTGAAAGGCTGA
- a CDS encoding ion transporter, with protein sequence MGKRLNTIKSKVAEMLVINSNREGNKFLEAFISVLILANVVVVMLESFKGYKLKYGAFFEVFEVVTVSVFSVEYLLRLWVADIRYPKAGTVGSRVKFVLSGGGLIDLLAILPFYLPFFVTTDLRVLRSLRLMRLLWILKLNRYSKSMRLVGQVLMSKKTDIFVTVFVTLLLMSIAATLMYDIEHEAQPDVFANVLDAFWWSIATLTTVGYGDIYPITGWGRFFGGVIAVLGIGLVALPTGIISSAFLEQLDAQKEKKKKKAEKKKGVEEYPYNFCPHCGEKLKDGQHP encoded by the coding sequence ATGGGTAAACGGCTGAATACTATAAAAAGCAAGGTGGCGGAGATGTTGGTTATCAACAGTAACCGTGAGGGAAATAAGTTTTTGGAAGCCTTTATATCGGTTTTGATTCTGGCCAACGTGGTGGTAGTGATGCTGGAATCCTTTAAGGGTTACAAGCTAAAGTACGGTGCTTTTTTCGAAGTGTTTGAGGTTGTGACCGTTTCGGTTTTTTCAGTGGAGTATTTGCTGAGGCTTTGGGTGGCGGACATACGGTATCCCAAAGCGGGAACCGTCGGGTCTAGGGTCAAATTCGTGCTCTCCGGGGGCGGGTTGATTGACCTTTTGGCTATTCTTCCTTTTTATCTGCCGTTTTTTGTCACTACGGACTTGCGCGTTTTGCGGAGCCTCAGGCTGATGCGCCTGCTGTGGATTCTCAAACTCAACCGGTATTCTAAGTCGATGCGCCTGGTGGGGCAGGTGCTGATGAGCAAGAAGACGGATATCTTTGTTACGGTGTTTGTGACCTTGCTCCTGATGTCGATAGCCGCTACGCTGATGTATGATATCGAGCACGAGGCACAACCGGACGTGTTCGCCAATGTGTTGGACGCGTTTTGGTGGTCTATCGCTACGCTAACCACTGTGGGTTATGGCGATATTTATCCCATTACGGGCTGGGGAAGGTTCTTTGGCGGAGTGATAGCCGTGCTGGGTATCGGGCTGGTAGCCTTGCCTACGGGTATTATCAGTTCGGCTTTTTTGGAACAATTGGACGCCCAAAAGGAGAAGAAGAAAAAGAAAGCGGAGAAGAAAAAGGGCGTGGAGGAGTACCCTTATAACTTCTGTCCGCATTGTGGCGAGAAGCTGAAGGATGGGCAACATCCTTAG
- a CDS encoding DUF6909 family protein, with protein MERTKAQESRAAIERLYITMRHLFNRGYYKPSGESGKAIINALLTLSPEIYGSMAEAEKVELEGLVYAIDRLPKGIEECRFITLTSDEGLRNASFEVITPSKRRRNCFRIDEEQMFIEVTRGRSEIYDILAHLTFLFVEARKIKEKALDAKGEKTREWLKIEEIVKGGKPEDELHDKEIAFTYLGTVLARTYDEVEKAYARFQESTGQNSGLFHVIYWLGKLAIEEESLGRDRKINFSPSLRERIGHHIYGERWAANIKSSLISHKLFDRPLHIISANLHSVMNSLYAVGALGKKYKDIPLEEIAVTLSKRENGHLREKVEDYAKRHGLVTLSDPFGTNIGVQIIDTSKLNLAQLPKELSFDKEYLQQESPVIFVMDYAFGEQAFETMDELLKPHRTDTATLHLNARSIAVMGKAGILTGNKGDIMLPTAHIFEGTSDNYPFNNDLDPEDFKGRGLEVMEGTMLTVLGTSLQNKDVLRYFRNSSWNTVGLEMEGAHYQKAIQAAAKIRHSISPDVALRYAYYASDNPLMTGHSLASGSLGVIGVRPTYLITVNFLNKILNQ; from the coding sequence TTGGAAAGGACTAAAGCACAGGAATCGAGAGCAGCTATCGAAAGGCTATACATCACGATGCGCCACCTTTTTAACCGCGGGTACTACAAACCCTCGGGCGAATCGGGCAAAGCCATCATCAACGCGCTCCTTACCCTCAGCCCCGAGATATACGGATCCATGGCCGAAGCCGAAAAGGTGGAGCTCGAAGGCCTCGTATACGCCATCGACCGCCTGCCAAAAGGCATCGAAGAGTGCAGGTTTATCACCCTCACGTCTGACGAAGGCCTGCGCAACGCCTCTTTCGAAGTTATTACCCCCTCGAAAAGAAGACGCAATTGCTTCCGCATCGACGAGGAGCAAATGTTCATCGAAGTAACCCGCGGGCGCAGCGAGATATACGACATACTGGCGCACCTGACATTCCTCTTCGTAGAAGCCCGTAAAATAAAAGAGAAAGCCCTTGACGCCAAAGGCGAAAAAACCCGCGAATGGCTCAAGATCGAAGAGATTGTAAAAGGCGGAAAGCCCGAAGACGAACTGCACGACAAGGAAATCGCCTTCACTTACCTGGGCACAGTACTGGCCCGCACCTATGACGAAGTGGAGAAAGCCTACGCCAGATTCCAAGAGTCTACCGGCCAAAACTCAGGGCTTTTCCACGTAATATACTGGCTTGGAAAACTCGCCATAGAGGAAGAATCGCTGGGCAGAGACCGTAAGATCAACTTTTCCCCGTCATTGCGCGAGCGCATCGGCCACCATATATACGGCGAGCGTTGGGCCGCCAATATCAAAAGCTCACTCATCAGCCACAAACTCTTCGACAGGCCATTGCACATCATCAGCGCAAACCTCCACAGCGTTATGAATTCGCTGTACGCCGTCGGCGCTTTGGGCAAAAAATACAAGGACATTCCGCTGGAAGAGATAGCCGTAACCCTCAGCAAAAGGGAGAACGGACACCTCCGCGAAAAGGTGGAAGACTACGCCAAACGCCACGGACTCGTCACTCTCTCCGATCCTTTCGGCACAAATATCGGTGTGCAGATCATAGACACCTCAAAGCTTAACCTGGCCCAACTGCCCAAAGAACTGAGCTTTGACAAGGAGTACCTTCAGCAAGAAAGCCCCGTTATCTTCGTAATGGACTACGCCTTCGGCGAGCAGGCCTTCGAAACCATGGACGAACTCCTCAAACCGCACCGCACGGACACCGCCACACTGCACCTAAACGCAAGATCTATCGCCGTAATGGGCAAGGCGGGCATCCTCACCGGCAACAAAGGCGACATCATGCTCCCTACTGCCCACATCTTCGAAGGCACGTCGGACAACTATCCGTTTAACAACGACCTCGATCCCGAAGACTTCAAGGGGCGCGGACTCGAAGTGATGGAAGGCACCATGCTCACCGTTCTCGGCACTTCCCTGCAGAACAAAGACGTATTGCGTTACTTCCGCAACTCGTCTTGGAACACCGTAGGTCTGGAAATGGAAGGCGCGCACTACCAAAAAGCCATACAGGCGGCGGCCAAAATCCGCCACTCCATCAGCCCCGACGTAGCCCTTCGCTACGCCTACTACGCCTCGGACAACCCTCTGATGACAGGACATTCCCTCGCATCCGGAAGCCTTGGTGTCATCGGCGTACGGCCAACGTACCTGATTACGGTTAACTTCCTGAACAAAATCCTTAACCAATAA
- a CDS encoding SpaA isopeptide-forming pilin-related protein, with amino-acid sequence MRKSILLTTVLAIFAVAFMSGAQAGILPTNLRFTVIDESGNVVKGASVTLYENEKDYLNEKNPIAMLKTDAKGRVTFKKLSPKAYYIMAKKGDKTNEGGGEKTFKLVSGRLNKINIVIQES; translated from the coding sequence ATGAGAAAGAGTATTTTGCTGACTACCGTTCTCGCCATTTTCGCCGTCGCATTCATGAGCGGCGCGCAAGCTGGCATCCTGCCAACCAACCTCCGTTTTACGGTGATTGACGAGTCCGGAAACGTCGTAAAAGGAGCGAGCGTGACTCTCTATGAAAACGAGAAGGACTATCTCAACGAGAAAAACCCTATCGCCATGCTGAAAACTGACGCGAAGGGCAGAGTAACATTCAAGAAACTTTCGCCGAAAGCGTATTACATCATGGCCAAAAAAGGCGACAAGACCAACGAAGGAGGAGGCGAAAAGACCTTCAAACTCGTTTCGGGAAGGCTTAACAAAATCAACATTGTGATCCAAGAGTCCTAA
- a CDS encoding DUF2461 domain-containing protein has protein sequence MANSTEPVKSILDFLEKLKDNNNRDWMQDNKKTYQAAKQNFEAITADTLTDLIAIEPDMAGLDPKKCTFRLNRDTRFSKDKAPYKTNFGAYFAEGGKKSGNAGYYLHLEPGQCFLGAGIYMPDGEQLKKIRQEIDYNASELKAVTEKDKFAEYFGAIKGDKLKRAPKGYDPSHPNIELLKLKSYFVTRPLTDEQVTSPDLRATVAESFDIVRPFVEYLNAALS, from the coding sequence ATGGCCAACTCAACAGAACCGGTAAAAAGCATCCTCGACTTTCTAGAAAAATTGAAAGACAACAATAACCGGGACTGGATGCAAGACAACAAAAAGACTTATCAGGCGGCAAAGCAAAACTTCGAAGCCATAACGGCCGACACGCTGACCGATCTCATAGCCATCGAGCCCGATATGGCAGGTCTCGACCCGAAGAAATGTACCTTCCGCCTAAACCGCGACACGCGTTTTAGCAAAGACAAGGCGCCGTACAAGACCAACTTCGGAGCCTACTTCGCCGAAGGGGGCAAGAAATCGGGCAACGCCGGATATTACCTTCACCTTGAGCCGGGACAATGCTTTCTGGGTGCCGGAATTTACATGCCTGACGGTGAACAACTAAAAAAAATCAGGCAAGAGATCGATTATAACGCTTCGGAATTGAAAGCTGTCACGGAAAAAGATAAATTTGCTGAATACTTCGGGGCCATCAAAGGCGACAAACTCAAACGGGCACCCAAGGGTTATGACCCTTCGCACCCAAACATCGAGCTCCTGAAGCTCAAAAGCTACTTTGTCACAAGGCCGTTGACAGACGAACAAGTGACAAGCCCCGACCTTCGCGCCACAGTCGCGGAGAGTTTTGACATCGTAAGGCCATTCGTGGAATACCTTAACGCGGCATTGTCCTGA
- a CDS encoding lysylphosphatidylglycerol synthase transmembrane domain-containing protein, with protein MKQQHEALKTLNPNKVWIPTILGLAFVVYQFYTDPNLSPSTFRLVSDAKPWPIILAFLVIIARDAGYVYRIRTLTEKRLSWVRSIYVIILWEFASAVTPSVVGGTAVAVFILLMEGITIGRASAYVMLSSILDNGFFILFAPLVLLYTGQSVFPVVDIGSLKLGLSSLFWISYALIVLYCLIFSYALLIRPSGFKWLLLKVTSLRPLRKWRRGAYNYGNEIVEASKQLAGKAKGYWIRIIVSTIFVWCARYTMLNCLISAYADVDFTEQMGIFGKQIIMWIIMLVSPTPGSSGTAEYFFTQFFNGYLGDYTFITSILWRSLSYYPYLIIGAIFLRPWLVHSLKNRSKEQKN; from the coding sequence ATGAAACAACAGCACGAAGCGCTCAAAACGCTTAACCCGAATAAAGTCTGGATTCCCACGATTCTGGGACTGGCCTTCGTAGTTTACCAGTTTTATACCGACCCGAATCTCAGCCCGTCCACTTTCAGGCTTGTCAGCGACGCCAAACCTTGGCCCATCATCCTTGCCTTTTTGGTCATCATTGCCCGCGACGCTGGCTATGTTTACCGTATCAGAACCCTAACTGAAAAGCGTCTCTCCTGGGTTCGGAGTATCTACGTAATCATTCTTTGGGAATTCGCCTCGGCCGTTACGCCTTCCGTTGTGGGAGGCACCGCCGTAGCCGTATTTATATTACTAATGGAGGGCATCACCATCGGGCGGGCCAGCGCTTACGTTATGCTTTCTTCCATTCTCGACAACGGATTCTTTATCCTATTCGCCCCGTTGGTGCTTCTTTACACAGGCCAATCCGTGTTTCCCGTCGTAGATATCGGAAGCCTTAAGCTCGGGCTTTCCAGCCTTTTCTGGATCAGCTACGCTCTAATCGTTCTTTATTGTCTGATATTCTCGTACGCATTACTGATAAGGCCTAGTGGCTTCAAATGGCTTTTGCTTAAAGTCACAAGCCTAAGGCCTTTGAGAAAATGGCGACGGGGAGCCTATAACTACGGAAACGAAATTGTAGAAGCCTCAAAACAACTTGCTGGCAAAGCAAAAGGCTATTGGATCCGCATCATCGTCTCCACCATTTTCGTATGGTGCGCCCGCTACACTATGCTCAACTGCCTGATTTCGGCATACGCCGACGTTGACTTCACCGAGCAGATGGGCATCTTCGGCAAGCAAATTATTATGTGGATCATCATGCTGGTTTCGCCCACACCGGGCAGTAGCGGAACCGCCGAGTATTTCTTTACCCAATTTTTCAACGGCTACCTCGGCGACTACACCTTTATCACCAGCATCCTTTGGCGCTCCCTTTCGTATTATCCATATCTGATTATCGGCGCTATCTTTTTGCGTCCGTGGCTTGTCCACAGCCTTAAAAACCGATCAAAAGAACAAAAAAACTAA
- a CDS encoding segregation and condensation protein A has protein sequence MSFEIKLPLFEGPFDLLLFFIERDELDIHDIPIASVTDDFLDYLRQLEQVNIEVAGEFILVASTLMRIKAKMLLPRPELDEEGNEIDPREELIAHLLEYKRYKSVLEEFRDMEENSLGSAKRGNVLSEIRELAKDIDSIDEELQDVDLYKMLKVYQKLITRYENTKDQPVHRIAPYPYTVNGQKEFISKSLRDGKNLSFSEIILTNPEKIAVIFNFLAILELLQVQKIQIAIGEGYNDFTIEKSVA, from the coding sequence ATGAGTTTCGAAATCAAACTGCCATTATTCGAAGGCCCTTTCGATTTGTTGCTGTTCTTTATCGAACGTGACGAGCTGGATATCCACGACATCCCGATAGCCAGTGTCACCGATGACTTTCTCGACTACCTCCGCCAACTAGAACAGGTGAACATCGAAGTCGCAGGCGAATTTATACTTGTGGCTTCCACTTTGATGAGAATCAAGGCCAAAATGTTACTTCCTCGCCCCGAACTCGACGAAGAAGGCAACGAGATCGACCCCAGGGAAGAGCTTATCGCGCACCTTTTGGAATATAAACGTTACAAATCCGTGCTTGAGGAGTTCCGGGATATGGAAGAAAACAGCCTCGGCTCTGCCAAAAGAGGAAACGTGCTGTCCGAAATCCGGGAACTCGCCAAAGATATCGACTCCATAGACGAGGAACTGCAAGACGTGGACTTGTACAAAATGCTTAAAGTCTACCAAAAACTCATTACACGATACGAAAACACCAAAGACCAACCCGTCCACCGGATAGCTCCGTACCCTTACACGGTTAACGGACAAAAAGAATTCATCAGCAAAAGCCTCCGGGACGGAAAAAACCTTTCGTTTTCCGAGATTATCCTGACGAACCCCGAGAAAATAGCCGTAATATTCAACTTTCTGGCCATACTCGAGCTTCTTCAAGTCCAAAAGATCCAAATTGCGATCGGCGAAGGCTATAACGACTTCACCATCGAAAAATCCGTCGCCTGA
- a CDS encoding LexA family transcriptional regulator: MSLISRNIRYLRKRAGLTQAKFAEKIGIKRSLVGAYEEGRSDPRWNNLLSISRLFDISVDALISYELDGASQDELLKYSVRLNESGVNVAQETKILAITVNDEEKENIELVPQRASAGYTNGYSDPEYIRDLPKFQLPFLPGSGTYRAFEISGDSMLPLESGTIVVGQYVESVADIVSGKTYVLVTQDEGVVYKRVFNYLHENGKLFLSSDNQTYTPYEIDASSVKEVWSAKAFISVHFPDHNNSLDAYPAEPMTLEKLTSIVLELREEIVRLREENA; encoded by the coding sequence ATGTCGCTAATTAGCCGAAATATCCGTTACCTGCGCAAGCGCGCCGGTCTTACCCAAGCCAAATTTGCCGAAAAGATCGGTATCAAGCGTTCTTTGGTGGGCGCTTACGAAGAAGGTCGCTCCGACCCGAGGTGGAATAACCTGTTGTCTATCTCCCGTTTGTTCGACATTTCGGTAGATGCGCTTATCAGCTACGAACTTGACGGTGCATCGCAAGACGAATTGCTGAAATATTCCGTCCGGTTAAACGAGTCTGGAGTAAATGTGGCCCAGGAAACAAAAATTCTGGCCATTACCGTGAATGACGAGGAGAAAGAGAACATAGAGTTGGTGCCTCAGAGGGCTTCGGCTGGTTATACTAACGGATATTCCGATCCTGAGTACATTCGGGATTTGCCTAAGTTCCAGTTGCCGTTCTTACCGGGTTCAGGAACTTATAGGGCCTTTGAGATCAGCGGTGATTCGATGTTGCCACTGGAATCGGGGACGATTGTCGTCGGGCAGTATGTGGAATCTGTGGCAGATATTGTGAGCGGAAAAACATATGTGCTCGTAACCCAAGATGAAGGGGTGGTATACAAGCGTGTGTTCAATTATCTGCATGAAAACGGAAAATTGTTCCTATCGTCGGATAACCAAACATACACGCCTTACGAGATTGACGCTTCTTCGGTGAAAGAAGTTTGGTCAGCCAAAGCGTTTATAAGCGTACACTTCCCTGATCACAACAACAGTTTGGACGCTTACCCCGCTGAGCCGATGACGTTGGAGAAGTTGACAAGTATTGTGTTGGAGTTGCGTGAGGAGATTGTAAGGTTGAGGGAAGAGAACGCCTGA
- a CDS encoding DUF3127 domain-containing protein — MDIQGKIKVIYDTQLVSDRFKKREFVVEYMDNPQYPQFIKFEVVQDSCGMLDSHQVGEEVSVSFNLRGREWINQQGQAMYFNTLQAWRIQPVAQQQPQGNFPPADNMAPPPAEPPSWSDNGGSSDDDDLPF, encoded by the coding sequence ATGGACATCCAAGGAAAGATAAAGGTAATTTACGATACTCAACTAGTAAGTGACAGGTTCAAAAAAAGGGAATTTGTCGTTGAGTATATGGACAACCCCCAGTACCCGCAATTTATTAAGTTTGAAGTTGTTCAAGACAGTTGCGGTATGTTGGATAGCCACCAAGTGGGCGAAGAGGTGAGCGTAAGCTTTAATCTCCGAGGCCGTGAATGGATTAACCAGCAAGGGCAGGCGATGTATTTCAATACGCTCCAGGCTTGGAGAATTCAGCCCGTGGCTCAGCAACAGCCTCAGGGTAATTTCCCGCCGGCTGATAATATGGCTCCTCCTCCAGCGGAACCGCCGAGTTGGTCAGACAATGGAGGCAGTTCTGACGACGACGATCTTCCGTTTTAA
- the leuS gene encoding leucine--tRNA ligase gives MAEYNYKDIEAKWRKYWQDSQTFRTGTDKSKPKYYVLDMFPYPSGAGLHVGHPLGYIASDIVSRYKRLQGFNVLHPMGFDSFGLPAEQYAIQTGQHPAKTTEENIARYKEQLGIIGFSYDWEREVRTSSPDYYRWTQWIFMQLFASWYDNDADKAKDIDDLIKIFEESGNQSVNAVCDEETPSFTAEAWKGMSRKERADILMMYRLTYLSETFVNWCPALGTVLANDEVKDGLSERGGHPVERKEMLQWSMRISAYADRLLEGLDRVDFSESLKEMQRNWIGKSYGCSVKFQVEESDRKLEVFTTRVDTIFGVTFMTIAPEHELIDELTTDSQRAEVEAYVEKAKNRSERDRMTDVKTVSGVFTGSYVKHPFTDEKVPLWVADYVLSGYGTGVVMAVPCSDTRDYAFAKHFELPIIPIQEGKHCDITQEDFDPKAGKMVNSGFLDGMSVEEAVPAAINKVEEMGIGQAKVNFKMRDAVFSRQRYWGEPVPVYFDNEGVAELIAEDKLPLILPEIDEYKPTETGEPPLGRAKDWKYEGQYGYELSTMPGWAGSSWYFLRYMDPKNENEFAAKEELDYWQDVDLYIGGAEHATGHLLYSRFWSKFLFDKGYLKVDEPFKKLINQGMIQGRSSFVYRVNGTNQYVSYNLRKDYEVTPLHVDVSIVDNDILDTEAFKAWRPDYTDAEFILEDGKYVCGSEVEKMSKSKYNVVNPDDIVERYGADTFRLYEMFLGPLEQFKPWNTNGIDGVHKFLKKFWRLFHSGNDGEFTLSEEEPTKEELKILHGAIKSVSDYMDRYAFNTCVSSFMICVNELTSKKCAKRSVLEPLVAMLSPFAPHMAEELWAKLGHKESVVNAEFPKYEEKYLKEDSFEYPVMVNGKMRAKVSIPADASKDEIQSVALSDERVVKWTEGKEPKRVIVVPKKIVNVVV, from the coding sequence ATGGCAGAATATAACTATAAAGATATAGAAGCGAAGTGGCGGAAATACTGGCAAGATAGCCAAACATTCCGTACGGGAACCGACAAGTCGAAGCCCAAATATTATGTGTTGGATATGTTCCCTTATCCGTCGGGAGCGGGGCTACACGTAGGTCACCCGTTGGGATACATCGCTTCTGATATCGTTTCTCGTTACAAGCGTCTTCAAGGTTTTAACGTATTGCACCCTATGGGATTCGACTCGTTCGGATTGCCGGCGGAGCAATACGCTATTCAGACAGGGCAGCACCCTGCGAAAACGACTGAGGAAAACATCGCCAGATACAAGGAACAACTTGGTATTATCGGTTTTTCTTATGATTGGGAAAGAGAGGTAAGGACCAGCTCTCCCGATTATTACCGTTGGACGCAGTGGATATTCATGCAGTTGTTCGCCTCATGGTATGACAATGACGCTGACAAGGCCAAGGATATCGACGACCTGATCAAGATTTTTGAAGAGTCGGGTAACCAATCCGTAAACGCTGTGTGTGACGAGGAGACACCTTCTTTCACTGCTGAAGCATGGAAAGGGATGTCTCGTAAAGAGCGGGCGGATATCTTGATGATGTACCGTTTGACGTATCTTTCCGAGACATTCGTGAACTGGTGCCCTGCGTTGGGGACCGTGCTTGCCAATGACGAAGTGAAAGACGGACTGTCCGAGCGTGGAGGCCACCCTGTCGAGCGTAAGGAAATGTTGCAGTGGAGCATGAGAATCTCCGCTTACGCCGACAGATTGTTGGAAGGTCTTGACCGTGTTGACTTCTCCGAATCGCTTAAAGAAATGCAACGGAACTGGATCGGGAAATCATACGGTTGCTCGGTGAAGTTCCAAGTTGAGGAATCTGACCGGAAACTTGAGGTTTTCACCACCAGGGTTGACACTATTTTCGGGGTGACGTTTATGACAATCGCTCCGGAGCATGAATTGATCGACGAACTTACGACCGATAGCCAGCGTGCGGAAGTGGAAGCTTATGTGGAGAAAGCGAAAAACCGTTCGGAGCGTGACCGTATGACTGATGTGAAAACGGTTTCGGGCGTATTTACGGGCTCTTACGTTAAGCATCCTTTCACTGATGAGAAGGTGCCTTTGTGGGTAGCTGATTACGTGTTGTCTGGTTACGGAACTGGTGTTGTGATGGCTGTTCCGTGTTCCGACACTAGGGATTACGCTTTCGCCAAGCATTTTGAGTTGCCGATAATTCCTATTCAGGAAGGAAAGCATTGTGATATCACGCAAGAGGATTTTGACCCGAAAGCGGGCAAAATGGTGAACTCTGGCTTCCTTGACGGAATGTCAGTGGAAGAGGCTGTTCCGGCCGCTATCAATAAGGTAGAGGAAATGGGAATCGGGCAGGCGAAAGTGAACTTCAAAATGCGTGACGCTGTTTTCAGCCGTCAGCGTTATTGGGGGGAGCCGGTGCCGGTGTATTTTGACAACGAAGGTGTTGCCGAATTGATCGCCGAGGATAAATTGCCGTTGATTTTGCCTGAAATCGACGAATATAAACCTACTGAAACGGGTGAGCCTCCGTTGGGAAGGGCTAAGGATTGGAAATATGAAGGCCAATATGGTTACGAGTTGAGCACTATGCCGGGTTGGGCTGGCTCAAGCTGGTATTTCCTCCGTTATATGGATCCGAAAAACGAGAACGAGTTCGCCGCTAAAGAAGAGTTGGACTACTGGCAGGACGTCGACTTGTACATCGGTGGGGCGGAGCACGCTACCGGCCACTTGCTGTACTCGCGTTTTTGGTCGAAGTTTTTGTTTGACAAAGGCTATTTGAAGGTTGATGAGCCTTTCAAAAAGTTGATTAACCAAGGAATGATCCAAGGCCGTTCGAGCTTTGTGTATCGCGTAAACGGCACGAACCAATACGTTTCTTACAATCTGCGCAAAGACTATGAGGTAACGCCTTTGCATGTTGATGTCAGCATCGTTGATAATGACATCTTGGACACGGAAGCGTTCAAAGCTTGGCGTCCGGATTATACCGATGCGGAATTTATCTTGGAAGACGGCAAATATGTTTGCGGTTCCGAAGTTGAGAAGATGTCAAAGTCGAAGTACAACGTCGTGAACCCTGACGATATCGTGGAGCGTTACGGCGCCGATACATTCCGTCTCTATGAAATGTTCCTCGGGCCATTGGAACAATTTAAGCCATGGAATACCAACGGAATCGACGGAGTTCATAAATTCCTGAAGAAATTCTGGAGACTGTTTCATAGCGGAAATGACGGAGAATTCACATTGAGTGAAGAGGAGCCGACCAAAGAAGAATTGAAGATCTTGCACGGAGCGATTAAGAGTGTAAGCGATTATATGGACCGTTACGCTTTCAATACATGCGTTTCGAGCTTTATGATTTGCGTGAACGAACTCACGTCGAAAAAATGTGCTAAGCGATCTGTTCTGGAACCTTTGGTAGCTATGCTGTCGCCGTTTGCACCTCATATGGCCGAAGAGCTTTGGGCGAAACTTGGCCATAAGGAATCTGTAGTGAACGCCGAATTTCCGAAATATGAGGAGAAATACTTGAAGGAGGACTCTTTCGAGTACCCTGTGATGGTAAACGGTAAGATGCGGGCCAAAGTAAGCATTCCAGCAGACGCATCAAAAGACGAGATTCAGTCTGTTGCTTTGTCAGACGAACGTGTGGTGAAGTGGACGGAAGGAAAAGAGCCTAAGCGAGTAATCGTGGTTCCGAAGAAGATTGTGAACGTAGTAGTGTAA